The nucleotide sequence CAACTTTTAACTCTGGTCCCAGTTGTAGGAATGACAGCAGGAAATTGCAACCGTCTCAGGGGGATTCACACAAAACCATAACATATAAATATGGTCAATACAGATTAATGATGTGTAGAGAAAGAATACTGGATAAACCAAGAGAAGGAGGACGAGAAggaaagagggacagagagagggaatgaggcaGGGCGAggaaagagggaaagatacaAAAAATAAATGACCGCATATACCATTCTGTTCTAATCTCATCATCCCATTGGCCAAAGGCACACAACTGGGTGAAGAAGAAAGACTGATGAGAGGAATGCACGCCCTCCCGGAGATATCTTGTCCTCCATCTTCTCTCCAGTCCAAATGTATCCATTTGTTTCTAATGTCCACTAGGCTCCTGCGTGGAGGTGGCGGCACAGCCCATCGTCACGTTGTGCGTTAGAAGCATCAGGGAGATCGCGTACCTAGACCGCCGCTGCCCGTCAGTGGGGCTTTGGCACATGCCCATCCACATAGAAGTTCCTGGTGATTTTAGGCAGCGTGAGCTCCATGCCTTCCAGTTCTTTGGTGAGGATAATCTGACATCCTAGCCGGGAGGTGATCTGCAGGACGGGTGCCATGTCCAACATGTCTTCCTCCCTGGAAACAAACACATTCATCTCATTGAAAGTTGCAATCGCCTCACCCTTTTGCAAACTTTATAAAcacatattggtcagcatggacaagttgagtttagttttttagtttagagaaacagcgtgaaaacaggccccttcggcccaacaagtccacatcgtccagtgatccctgtacattgacactatcctacacacactagggacaattaacctacaaacatacatctttggaatgtgggaggataccgaagatcccTAGCAGgtccagggagaacatacaaactctgtacagacagcacccgtagttgagatcaaacccggttctctggcactgtaaggcagcaactctgctgctgcacacCATGCCACTCTTGGGCCCTTACATAGAACAGgaaaaagcccttcagcccacaatgtttgtgccaaacatgatccaagttaaactgatctcatctgcatgtacataatccatatccctctattccctgcactttcatgtgTCGATCTAAAAGCTGTTCTGTGTGATTCTATGGCTCAATCTGTTGATGTGTTAAAACTGTCACAGCTTGCTAACAAATTATCTACCCATATCTTTGGATACAATTTGCCACGACTTCCTACCCTGAGCGACAATGAAAACTGACTGTGAGAACATCATGTTTTAATTATATGCTTTCCACTGCAGAGAACTtaagtgtttttgtttccttcACCACAGTTAAGCAACTTACGATCAAATAACTTTGTTTCTCAACTTTTACTGGAATTTGATATGCCAGTGTGTGAATGAGGATGTCAATGCAATTGAACTATGCACAAACACTAAGGTTACTAAATACACTAATTGAAGTAATCCCCAAGCTTTCGAAAGCCAACGAGGGCTACTAAACATGCTTCTGTCTACAGCCGCACAgcaggtagagatgctgcctcacagcaccagaggacagggctcaatcctgacctcgggtgctgcctgtgtggagtttgcacgttctccctgttgcccctgcgtgatccggtttcctcccacactccaaaggcgtgcaggtttgtaggttaattggcctctgtaaattgccaatagtgtgtggagagtggatgagaaagtgggataacatagaattagtgtgaatcgaTGGTCGGGgtggtcagtgggccaaagggctgtatctTTTTATTCAACTCACAACTTAAGAGCAGTATTCAATTGCCCAATTTCATCCATTACCTAATTGACAGAGAAAACTCACCAGGTTCAGGAGTGTTCACTGCCAGATCTGTTCACACATCAGTTCAGAAACAGATCTGAATTATTCGTATGGGCTGTATAATTGTTTGAGTGTGAGTgtttgtgagtgcgtgtgtgagtgagtgcgtgcgtgtgtgagtgcgtgtgcgagtgtgtgtacacactgaccttttttttctctctagttTATcattattgtttacagtgtactatgtttacatattctgttgtgctgctcaagtaagaatttcattgttctatctgggacatatgacaataaaacactcttgactcttttacCATGCAATACGTTTTGATTTATTTTAGGTACTTGAACTGCAGTATCTGTCTGTACTTCACCAGTGGAAAGGAGTAGACTCATGATGAGGTATCCTAGTAATATCCAACATTAACTCCAGTGGTAAAAGACACTGTTAGTTCATTATCACCACAGAATGCATGTTTTATCACAAGCACATATCAACACATCAGTTAAGACAAGTGGAAGCTAAAACAAAGCACATCGTGCATTAGTAAATGAGTGTGGGTACATTAGATCCAGCAAAATTATCTTTACCTTTCAACCGGTTCAGGAAGTTTATCGAAATGTTCCTCATTCACATAGACGTGGCAGGTCGAACATGCCAAAGAAGCTTCACAAGCACCTAACAGGGAAAGAGAataatgaaatgtgtaggaaggaactgcagatgttggtttaaaccgaggatagacacaaatcaGACCAGACCagctctcctccattgtcagagtgacactaaatgcaaattggaggaacagcatctcatatttcgcttgggcagcttacagcccagtggcatgaatattaatttctctaacttcagttagccccagcattccctctctctctatccgtcccccacccaagtggcactagcttctcgttttcacccaacaaacagctaacaatggcctgtttcctttatcatcgttacttttttgcacatcttttattcattgttctttaataataataataataataatatatcttttattgtcattgcacgtcagtgcaacgagatttagtgtgcagctccactgatgtacaagagatgatgtcatatctctctacatcatcttctatatttcttgtttcccttagccctaaccactgaagaagggtctcgacccgaaacgtcacccattcgttctctccaaagatgctgcctgtcccactgagttactccagctttttgtgtctatcaaagagaATGATGAGTTACTCTGTAGCCCCAGATGAGTTGTAACTTTCTCAAGAGTTACGTGTGTTGCCTCTGCAAGATTTGGTGGATAAATCTGAGCAATCCTGGGGGATGAGAGGCAAGGGAGAGCTCTCTGCCATTGTCCAGCTACACCTGATCGTGACCGTGGTACACAGAGCACACACCACTGACTCATCACATGTCCAGGTGCTTGCACACACATGCGCCTACACccacattcgcacacacacacacacatgcgcctacacacagtgctggggtaactcggcaggtctgccagcatctctggggaatacaATTAagtgacggtctgaagaagggtcccgaccctgaaacaccacctatatatcttcttcagtgatgctgctcaacctgctgagttactccagcacgttgtgccttttttctatctatccatctattttATGAAACTGCACAGGTGAGGAGTTTAAAGTTCTCTCCACCAATACTCACCCTCCAGATCAATCTCATTTTCCTGAGCCAAGCGGAGGACGTTGTCTCCTACTTTCCCCTTCACAGGAATTCTCTTCCCGGATCGGTCAAGGAAAGTGACATTTACTCTGAAACAAGGAGAAACAAGGACCATTGTTTATTCATGGTTAACATTAATTATCTAAGATTTTCCAATTTATTGAAAGGTGGCGGTTAAAATTAACACAAGACCaaaggaattaggccatttggcccatcgactcTACTTCATCAATCAATCACAGCTGAACTATTTTTCAAtctcattctccttccttctgttCAATACCTTTgatgtccttactaatcaagaagttaTCAATCTCCAATATCCTAAAAATACCCAACAATTTGGCCCCCACCGCCGTTCGTGGcagttaattccacagattcaccaccctctggcaaaataaattccttgttatctccattctaaagatatgtcattttattctaagactgtgccctctggtcctctccacattaactctatctaggcctttcattatttgctaGATTTCAATgagagccctctcatccttctcaactccagtaagtacaggcccagagtcatTCGGAATAGTTTTCGTAAACCTAATCTGGACCCTCTTCAAtggcagcacatctttcctcagatattttagtttaatttggtttatagacacagcgcggaagcatgtccttcggcccaccgagtctgcgccgaacagcgatcccagtacactagtactatcttacacactagagacaatttataatttttactgaaaccaattaacctacaaacctgtatgtctttggattgtgggaggaaaccagaacacccagggaaaccccatgcagtcacagagaacgtacaaactcagtacagacagcacccgtagtcaggatagagccGCGATAGATATGGGCTCAGTTTACTCCTGAAGGTGATTTCCTAATTTGGAAAGGGGTTCTGGTTACTTTGTCAGGTGGTGGGATTCAGGTTGTGGCTGTGACAGAGGCTTCCTCTCAGAAGTCACATCCACAGCCACCGCAAACTCACAGCAAGTCAGATCCCTGGTTTCATTGTACATCAGGCCCTGTGTAAATACCACACTGGGAAGAAAGCATGAGCTCACCATGACTCTGCAGATCTGAAGGCAAAGGTCACAAGGAAAAGAAGTGTACATCACAGCATGATGCAGGACATTTAGACAGAAGAACAAGGAAACGAACTGTTAGCAGAGCACAACGGGAGATGAATCCCCCCAGTGCTGAGTTTTTGTACTCACACATCTGTTAAACTCTCCGGTTTCTGGCCTGCATCCTCACATTGATG is from Amblyraja radiata isolate CabotCenter1 chromosome 35, sAmbRad1.1.pri, whole genome shotgun sequence and encodes:
- the fdx2 gene encoding ferredoxin-2, mitochondrial; the protein is MAAASGLGRCLRLAAGAARRREHRARAERTRDRHLHLHRALHLHLQPDAHQCEDAGQKPESLTDVVNVTFLDRSGKRIPVKGKVGDNVLRLAQENEIDLEGACEASLACSTCHVYVNEEHFDKLPEPVEREEDMLDMAPVLQITSRLGCQIILTKELEGMELTLPKITRNFYVDGHVPKPH